The proteins below come from a single Halothiobacillus neapolitanus c2 genomic window:
- the htpG gene encoding molecular chaperone HtpG, whose protein sequence is MSQPETRGFQTEVKELLQLMIHSLYSNPEIFLRELVSNASDACDKLRFEAVSDDALYEGDESLRIRVSFDEAAKTVTIEDNGIGMNRDEVIENIGTIARSGTKAFIQKLGQDKSKDLSQIGQFGVGFYSAFIVADEVSLTTRRAGMGPEHGVKWTSRGEGEYTLETVDKPERGTTIVLHLRDDHTDFANDWRLRSTIRKYSDHITFPVEMLKVPAPKADDAEEKTEETAEWERINDAQALWVRPKSEITDDEYTEFYKHVGHDWEAPLAWTHNRVEGKTEYTSLLYIPARAPFDLWDRESKQGVKLYVKRVFIMDDAEKLMPRYLRFVRGVIDSADLPLNVSREILQSNRVLDTIRQGSVKRVLGMLDQMASNDAEKYAKFWGTFGQVLKEGVGEDFGNREQIAGLLRFASTQAGSDEQNVSLKEVIGRMQEGQDEIYYIIADSYAAALASPHLEIFRKKGIEVLLLWDRIDEWLMSQLTEFDGKKFKSVTRAELSLDEAAEDEPEAKETQDALVERLKKTLGDQVDDVRISKRLVDSPACLVTTEEEMSLHLQRLLKEAGQAAPTVKPILEINPQHQLLQRAANETDDARFEDIARVLLGQAALAEGGHLSDAADFVTRLNRLLV, encoded by the coding sequence ATGAGTCAGCCAGAAACCCGGGGTTTCCAAACGGAAGTTAAAGAGCTGTTGCAGCTCATGATCCACTCCCTGTATTCCAATCCCGAGATATTCCTGCGGGAATTGGTATCCAATGCCTCTGATGCTTGCGACAAGTTGCGTTTCGAGGCCGTGTCCGACGATGCGTTGTACGAGGGTGATGAGTCATTGCGTATTCGGGTGAGCTTCGATGAAGCCGCCAAGACCGTCACGATCGAGGATAACGGCATCGGGATGAACCGCGATGAAGTAATCGAGAATATCGGCACCATCGCGCGTTCCGGTACGAAGGCCTTCATCCAGAAGCTGGGGCAGGACAAATCGAAAGACCTGTCGCAGATCGGTCAGTTTGGTGTGGGTTTCTACTCTGCATTTATTGTCGCCGATGAAGTCAGCCTGACGACGCGCCGAGCAGGCATGGGTCCGGAGCATGGCGTGAAGTGGACTTCCCGTGGCGAAGGCGAATATACGCTGGAAACGGTCGATAAGCCTGAACGCGGGACCACCATCGTCTTGCATCTGCGTGACGATCACACCGACTTCGCCAATGACTGGCGACTGCGTTCTACCATCCGCAAATATTCCGATCACATCACCTTCCCGGTTGAGATGCTGAAAGTCCCTGCGCCGAAGGCCGATGATGCAGAAGAGAAAACGGAAGAAACAGCGGAATGGGAGCGTATCAACGATGCGCAGGCATTGTGGGTGCGTCCGAAATCGGAAATTACCGATGACGAGTACACCGAGTTTTACAAGCATGTGGGGCACGACTGGGAGGCCCCGCTGGCCTGGACGCACAACCGAGTCGAAGGCAAGACTGAATATACTTCCTTGCTCTACATCCCCGCGCGTGCGCCGTTCGATCTCTGGGATCGCGAGTCCAAGCAGGGCGTCAAGCTTTATGTGAAGCGGGTCTTCATCATGGATGACGCCGAAAAACTGATGCCTCGTTATCTGCGCTTTGTGCGCGGTGTGATTGATTCGGCTGACTTGCCTTTGAACGTATCGCGTGAAATCCTCCAGTCCAACCGGGTGCTGGACACGATTCGTCAGGGTTCGGTCAAGCGCGTGTTGGGTATGCTCGATCAGATGGCGTCCAACGATGCGGAGAAATACGCCAAATTCTGGGGCACCTTCGGTCAGGTTCTGAAAGAAGGTGTGGGTGAGGACTTCGGCAACCGCGAGCAGATCGCCGGGTTGTTGCGATTTGCCTCCACGCAGGCGGGATCGGATGAGCAGAACGTCAGCCTCAAAGAGGTCATCGGGCGCATGCAGGAAGGCCAGGATGAGATTTACTACATCATCGCCGACTCTTATGCTGCGGCGCTTGCCTCTCCGCATCTGGAAATCTTCCGCAAGAAAGGCATTGAAGTGCTGCTGTTGTGGGATCGCATTGATGAATGGCTGATGTCGCAACTCACAGAGTTCGACGGCAAGAAATTCAAATCCGTGACGCGCGCCGAACTGAGCCTTGACGAGGCAGCCGAAGACGAACCGGAAGCCAAGGAAACTCAGGACGCGTTGGTTGAGCGTCTCAAGAAAACTCTGGGTGACCAAGTCGATGATGTGCGGATATCCAAACGTCTGGTCGACTCTCCCGCCTGTCTGGTGACCACGGAAGAAGAAATGAGCCTGCATCTTCAACGCTTGCTCAAAGAAGCGGGTCAGGCGGCGCCGACCGTGAAGCCCATTTTGGAGATCAATCCGCAGCATCAACTGCTGCAGCGGGCGGCGAACGAAACGGACGATGCGCGTTTTGAAGACATTGCCCGCGTTCTATTGGGACAGGCGGCGTTGGCGGAAGGCGGGCATTTGAGCGATGCTGCCGATTTCGTAACACGGTTGAATCGCTTGTTGGTCTGA
- a CDS encoding DUF2065 domain-containing protein has translation MIVVDERWLQVLGLVLIIEALLPFISPRSYRQAVQQIANTPDKALRAIALVILVVGAVLVMLSHH, from the coding sequence GTGATTGTTGTGGATGAACGGTGGTTGCAGGTACTTGGATTGGTTTTGATCATCGAAGCACTGCTGCCATTCATCAGTCCGCGAAGTTATCGTCAGGCCGTGCAGCAAATCGCCAATACCCCGGACAAGGCACTGCGTGCGATCGCGCTCGTGATATTGGTGGTGGGTGCGGTATTGGTGATGCTGTCGCACCATTGA
- a CDS encoding ATP phosphoribosyltransferase regulatory subunit translates to MSHKLSRWALPAGIDELLPEQARRVEQLRTALLHQFHVAGYDLVIPPLVEFVDSLLVGSGRDLALDTLQMTDGLTGRQLGLRADMTPQIARIDAHSMKPEAERRLCYLGTVVRARPDGLGGSRTPMQVGAELYGVAEVEGDLEIISLMLSQLKQAGVDRIVLDLGHVDVFGELAVAAGFDDEDEDIARDALQRKSTADIQSLLAARQIAPPLANALTLLTQLNGEWSAVLAKANVVLADVMTPGMQSALDRLAIIGSAIERNFSQVDVLIDLSELHGYHYQTGLVFAAYAPGLGREIARGGRYDDIGEAFGSARPATGFSLDMRELLRFFDGSGVKDPVIYAPADYADAALIAAVERLRATGRRVVMTTQPVPAGAPHLVRQSDSTKDLWHLMGDTNHG, encoded by the coding sequence ATGTCACATAAACTCTCTCGCTGGGCCTTGCCGGCGGGTATCGATGAGTTGCTGCCAGAGCAGGCGCGGCGGGTAGAACAGCTGCGCACCGCCTTGCTGCATCAGTTCCACGTGGCGGGATACGATCTCGTGATTCCCCCATTGGTCGAATTCGTGGATTCGTTGCTCGTGGGCTCAGGCCGGGATTTGGCGCTGGATACCTTGCAGATGACTGATGGCCTGACCGGTCGACAGCTCGGTCTTCGCGCCGACATGACGCCTCAGATTGCTCGAATTGATGCGCATAGCATGAAGCCTGAGGCGGAGCGTCGACTCTGCTACCTCGGGACTGTCGTTCGTGCGCGGCCGGATGGATTGGGTGGCAGTCGCACGCCCATGCAGGTTGGCGCCGAATTATACGGCGTGGCGGAAGTCGAGGGTGATCTTGAAATCATCAGCTTGATGCTCTCTCAGCTAAAGCAAGCAGGTGTGGATCGGATCGTTCTCGATCTCGGTCATGTGGATGTATTCGGTGAACTGGCCGTGGCGGCTGGCTTCGATGATGAAGATGAAGATATCGCACGTGATGCCTTGCAGCGCAAATCCACGGCAGATATTCAGTCCCTGCTGGCGGCACGGCAGATTGCACCGCCGCTCGCAAACGCTTTGACTTTGTTGACTCAGCTCAATGGCGAATGGTCGGCGGTGCTTGCCAAGGCAAACGTGGTGCTGGCCGATGTGATGACACCCGGTATGCAGAGCGCGCTCGACCGCCTGGCAATTATCGGTTCTGCCATTGAGCGAAACTTCTCCCAGGTCGACGTGTTGATCGACCTGTCGGAGTTGCACGGTTACCACTACCAGACCGGGCTGGTGTTTGCGGCGTATGCACCCGGCTTGGGGCGAGAGATTGCTCGCGGTGGACGATACGATGATATTGGAGAGGCTTTTGGCTCTGCTCGACCAGCGACCGGATTCTCCCTCGATATGCGTGAATTGCTGCGCTTTTTTGACGGATCTGGCGTCAAAGACCCCGTTATTTATGCGCCAGCCGATTATGCCGATGCTGCCTTGATTGCTGCCGTCGAGCGATTGCGTGCGACCGGACGACGAGTCGTGATGACTACGCAGCCAGTACCAGCCGGTGCGCCACATTTGGTTCGGCAGAGCGATAGCACAAAAGATTTATGGCATTTAATGGGTGATACCAATCATGGGTAA
- the trmD gene encoding tRNA (guanosine(37)-N1)-methyltransferase TrmD, producing the protein MNVVVVTLFPELVAAVGESGIPRVAVESGALALTMISPRDFATNRHRTVDDRPFGGGPGMLLMAETLANAIESAKQSLPAESPGAKVVYLSPQGQRLDRSKVESLSMSSDLILVCGRYEGIDQRILESLVDEQISIGDYVLSGGELGAMVIIDAIARRLPGVLGDADSVVQDSFETNLLDHPHYTRPDVWRGLRIPAVLRSGNHAAIEQWRAQQRISGTARARPDLFYEYGVDERSRTLLTSAWQHADETND; encoded by the coding sequence ATGAATGTAGTCGTGGTAACGCTGTTTCCTGAACTGGTTGCCGCGGTGGGTGAAAGTGGTATCCCGCGGGTAGCGGTTGAGTCCGGCGCTTTGGCATTGACGATGATTTCGCCGCGCGACTTCGCGACAAACCGCCACCGAACTGTTGACGATCGTCCATTTGGTGGTGGTCCGGGGATGTTGTTGATGGCAGAGACTCTGGCCAATGCCATTGAGTCGGCCAAGCAGTCGCTTCCTGCTGAAAGTCCTGGGGCAAAGGTTGTCTACCTGTCGCCGCAAGGTCAGCGCCTGGATCGGAGTAAGGTCGAGTCGCTTTCGATGTCGTCGGATTTGATTCTGGTCTGTGGTCGGTATGAAGGTATTGATCAGCGGATTCTGGAATCGCTGGTCGATGAGCAGATATCGATCGGTGATTATGTGCTCTCCGGTGGTGAACTGGGGGCCATGGTGATCATCGATGCCATCGCCCGGCGACTGCCGGGGGTGTTGGGAGATGCGGACTCGGTGGTGCAGGATTCGTTTGAAACGAATCTGCTCGATCATCCGCATTACACGCGCCCCGATGTGTGGCGTGGTTTGAGGATTCCCGCGGTGCTGCGTTCGGGAAATCATGCGGCCATTGAACAGTGGCGAGCGCAGCAACGGATATCAGGTACGGCGCGGGCAAGGCCGGATCTTTTTTATGAGTACGGGGTCGATGAGCGATCCCGGACATTATTAACGTCAGCATGGCAGCATGCCGACGAAACGAACGACTAG
- the rimM gene encoding ribosome maturation factor RimM (Essential for efficient processing of 16S rRNA), with protein MLKPPSPADSVVIGVIGRAFGVKGWSWITTYTRPADGITQYRQWFVRSPADGGDAGKWYRVTKFAAQSQGIVAKLEGIDDRTQAEALTGAEILVPTDALPKVAEGEYYWRDLTGCRVQHVSGQDFGVVQELLETGANDVLVVGGEGQRERLIPFIPDDVLVSINIDQRLIVVDWDPDF; from the coding sequence GTGTTAAAACCGCCCAGTCCCGCCGATTCGGTGGTGATCGGCGTAATTGGACGCGCATTCGGGGTTAAAGGCTGGAGCTGGATAACCACCTATACACGTCCTGCTGATGGTATTACACAGTATCGCCAGTGGTTTGTCCGATCTCCCGCTGATGGTGGAGACGCTGGAAAGTGGTATCGAGTGACCAAATTTGCGGCTCAGAGTCAGGGTATCGTCGCGAAGCTTGAAGGCATCGATGATCGAACCCAGGCTGAAGCGTTGACCGGGGCTGAGATTCTCGTGCCTACCGATGCTTTGCCAAAAGTGGCTGAAGGCGAATATTACTGGCGCGACCTTACCGGTTGTCGTGTGCAACATGTATCCGGTCAGGATTTTGGTGTGGTTCAGGAATTGCTCGAAACCGGCGCCAACGATGTCCTCGTTGTGGGCGGTGAGGGTCAGCGAGAACGCCTTATCCCGTTCATACCTGACGATGTGCTGGTTTCGATCAATATCGATCAGCGTCTGATTGTGGTGGATTGGGATCCTGATTTTTAA
- the rplS gene encoding 50S ribosomal protein L19, producing MSKIIQALEAEQMNREIPAFAPGDTVVVQVKVKEGERERLQAFEGVVIAIRNRGINSAFTVRKISYGEGLERVFQTYSPAIASIEVKRRGDVRRAKLYFLRGLTGKKARIREKLG from the coding sequence ATGAGCAAGATCATTCAAGCGCTCGAAGCCGAGCAAATGAACCGTGAGATTCCTGCGTTCGCCCCCGGCGACACAGTGGTTGTTCAGGTTAAGGTGAAAGAAGGCGAACGTGAGCGTCTGCAGGCATTTGAAGGCGTCGTGATTGCGATCCGCAATCGCGGCATCAACTCCGCGTTCACCGTGCGCAAAATTTCTTACGGCGAAGGTTTGGAGCGCGTGTTCCAGACGTACAGCCCTGCGATCGCATCAATCGAAGTCAAGCGTCGTGGTGATGTCCGTCGTGCCAAGCTCTACTTCTTGCGTGGTCTGACCGGCAAGAAAGCGCGTATCCGCGAAAAACTCGGCTGA
- a CDS encoding adenylosuccinate synthase, with the protein MGKSVVVLGSQWGDEGKGKIVDLLTERAQAVVRFQGGHNAGHTLVIGGKKTVLHLIPSGVLRENVQCLIGNGVVLSPEALIKEMSELESQGVPARERLMLSEACPLILPYHVSLDQAREQARGAAKIGTTGRGIGPAYEDKVARRAIRLEDIFHRERLAAKLGEVLDFHNFVLRNYFHTSTVDFQAVLDQVLAQAEILAPMVGDVPSRLMDLRRQGANLMFEGAQGTLLDIDHGTYPYVTSSNTTAGGASTGTGVGPLELDYVLGITKAYTTRVGGGPFPTELDDAIGNHLAVKGHEVGATTGRARRCGWFDAVALRRAVEISSISGLCLTKLDVLDGIERIRVCVGYEIDGQPVKTAPLSAETYARCVPVYEEISGWSGSTVGIRQLEDLPVEARRYIQRIEELVGVPVDIISTGPDRDETIVLRDPYTI; encoded by the coding sequence ATGGGTAAAAGTGTTGTTGTGCTCGGCTCCCAATGGGGTGATGAGGGCAAGGGGAAAATCGTTGATCTGCTCACGGAGCGGGCGCAGGCGGTGGTGCGCTTTCAGGGTGGCCACAATGCTGGGCACACACTGGTTATCGGTGGGAAGAAAACGGTTTTGCACCTGATTCCTTCGGGCGTATTGCGCGAGAACGTGCAATGCCTGATCGGTAATGGTGTGGTGCTCTCGCCTGAGGCTCTTATCAAGGAAATGTCCGAGCTTGAATCACAAGGCGTACCCGCCCGCGAGCGCTTGATGCTCTCCGAGGCCTGTCCGCTGATCCTGCCGTACCATGTTTCCCTTGATCAAGCGCGTGAGCAGGCGCGTGGGGCGGCAAAAATCGGTACAACGGGGCGGGGCATCGGTCCCGCCTATGAAGATAAAGTCGCACGGCGCGCTATTCGGTTGGAAGACATCTTCCATCGGGAGCGGTTGGCCGCGAAATTGGGTGAAGTACTGGATTTCCACAATTTTGTTTTGCGCAATTATTTCCATACGTCCACGGTCGATTTTCAGGCGGTGCTGGATCAAGTGCTGGCACAGGCCGAGATTCTTGCGCCCATGGTGGGTGATGTACCCAGCCGACTCATGGATTTGCGTCGCCAAGGAGCGAACCTCATGTTCGAAGGCGCACAGGGAACCTTGCTGGATATCGATCACGGTACGTACCCTTATGTGACGTCGTCAAACACCACGGCTGGAGGCGCCAGTACAGGCACGGGCGTCGGGCCGTTGGAACTCGACTACGTACTGGGGATTACCAAAGCCTACACCACCCGCGTTGGCGGTGGCCCGTTCCCGACAGAACTGGATGATGCAATCGGCAACCATCTCGCCGTCAAGGGGCACGAGGTCGGCGCAACGACGGGGCGTGCCCGTCGGTGTGGTTGGTTCGATGCGGTTGCCCTGCGGCGTGCGGTCGAAATCAGCAGTATTTCCGGCTTGTGTCTGACCAAGCTGGATGTACTGGATGGTATCGAGCGTATCCGCGTCTGTGTCGGGTATGAGATCGACGGGCAGCCGGTCAAGACCGCGCCGTTGAGTGCGGAAACCTACGCGCGCTGCGTGCCGGTTTACGAGGAAATCTCCGGCTGGTCGGGTTCAACCGTTGGCATCCGTCAGTTGGAAGATCTGCCCGTCGAGGCACGTCGCTACATTCAGCGGATTGAGGAATTGGTCGGTGTGCCGGTGGATATCATCTCGACCGGGCCAGATCGGGATGAAACCATCGTTCTGCGGGACCCGTACACAATCTAA
- the lpxC gene encoding UDP-3-O-acyl-N-acetylglucosamine deacetylase, whose protein sequence is MVHQRTLRNSIRATGIGLHTGEQVRLTLRPAAPDSGIVFHRTDLDEPVHIVGHAFNVGETQLSTTLVRDGVKISTVEHLMSALAGLGIDNCHVEIDGPEMPIMDGSASPFVFLIQSAGIEEQDAPKQFIRILKPVEVLDGDRWVRFDPHDGFRVAMSIDFNHPALEDSARLAEIDFSSTTFVKEVARARTFGFMRDLEMMRKRNLALGGSVDNAIVVGDSHILNEDGLRYGDEFVKHKILDAIGDLYLLGCSVIGAFTGHKSGHYLNNQLLRALLAQSDAFERVTFEREELPPVSFARPVAQMAH, encoded by the coding sequence TTGGTTCATCAGCGAACATTACGAAACAGCATACGGGCGACCGGCATCGGCCTGCACACCGGTGAGCAGGTTCGGTTGACATTGCGTCCGGCGGCGCCGGATTCCGGCATCGTTTTCCACCGGACCGATCTTGATGAACCTGTTCATATCGTCGGCCATGCCTTCAACGTGGGAGAAACCCAACTTTCCACGACGCTGGTGCGTGACGGTGTAAAAATTTCTACCGTTGAGCACCTCATGTCCGCTCTGGCGGGGTTGGGTATCGATAATTGCCATGTTGAGATTGATGGCCCAGAAATGCCCATTATGGATGGGAGTGCGAGTCCGTTTGTATTCCTGATCCAGTCTGCCGGAATCGAGGAGCAGGATGCACCCAAACAGTTCATTCGCATCCTCAAGCCGGTTGAAGTGCTCGATGGCGATCGTTGGGTGCGTTTCGACCCACATGACGGGTTCCGGGTGGCGATGTCGATCGATTTCAATCATCCGGCATTGGAGGATTCTGCCCGTCTGGCCGAAATCGACTTTTCCTCGACGACCTTTGTCAAGGAAGTGGCCCGTGCGCGGACGTTCGGCTTCATGCGCGATCTGGAAATGATGCGCAAACGTAACCTCGCCTTGGGCGGTAGCGTCGACAATGCGATTGTTGTGGGTGATTCGCATATCCTCAACGAGGATGGTTTGCGTTACGGAGATGAGTTCGTCAAACACAAAATCCTTGATGCCATCGGCGATTTGTATCTGCTCGGTTGCAGCGTGATCGGTGCGTTCACTGGCCATAAGTCGGGGCATTATCTGAACAATCAACTGCTGCGCGCATTGTTGGCTCAGTCGGATGCGTTCGAGCGCGTGACCTTCGAGCGAGAAGAGCTACCGCCGGTGTCGTTTGCCCGCCCCGTTGCCCAAATGGCCCACTGA
- the hflC gene encoding protease modulator HflC: MNIINRVVLPIVVIGVFLFATATFEVKQYQSALEFRLGEIVQDKFDPGLHFKLPFINTVKLFDRRVLTMTSQPERFLTSEKKNLIIDYYIKWQIMNAADFYRSTRGDERIAMNRMDQIVRDAMKSQISSLTVNEVVSGDRDLFMKTVIDTTNRDIKGLGVKISDVRIMQIELPKEVRQSVYARMEKERSAVAQSIRSRGEEQAKKITSAADRERVVILAEADRQAAEIRGAGDAAAAATYAKAYGQDPKFFEFDRSLQAYKKAFDQGGDTFVLNPDSPFFKYFRDSQESNVKH; the protein is encoded by the coding sequence ATGAACATAATTAACCGTGTCGTTCTGCCGATCGTGGTGATCGGTGTGTTCTTATTCGCTACAGCCACCTTCGAGGTCAAGCAGTATCAGTCGGCGCTGGAGTTCCGTCTGGGTGAAATTGTTCAGGACAAATTCGATCCTGGGTTGCACTTCAAGTTGCCGTTCATCAACACCGTCAAGTTGTTCGACCGCCGCGTACTTACGATGACTTCACAGCCGGAACGGTTTTTGACCAGCGAGAAGAAAAACCTGATCATCGACTACTACATCAAGTGGCAAATCATGAACGCGGCTGATTTCTATCGCTCGACGCGTGGCGACGAACGAATCGCCATGAACCGGATGGACCAGATCGTTCGTGACGCCATGAAAAGCCAGATTTCCAGCCTCACGGTGAACGAAGTGGTATCGGGTGATCGCGATCTGTTCATGAAGACCGTGATTGATACGACCAACCGCGACATCAAGGGCTTGGGTGTGAAGATCAGCGATGTGCGCATCATGCAGATCGAATTGCCCAAAGAGGTGCGCCAATCTGTCTATGCTCGGATGGAGAAAGAGCGTTCCGCTGTCGCCCAGTCCATCCGCTCGCGCGGTGAGGAGCAGGCCAAGAAGATTACTTCGGCGGCCGATCGTGAACGTGTGGTCATCCTCGCCGAGGCGGATCGTCAGGCCGCAGAAATCCGAGGTGCCGGCGATGCGGCCGCAGCCGCGACTTATGCCAAGGCTTACGGCCAAGATCCGAAGTTCTTTGAATTCGATCGGAGTTTACAAGCCTACAAGAAGGCTTTCGATCAAGGCGGGGATACTTTCGTACTGAATCCTGATAGCCCGTTCTTCAAGTATTTCCGTGATTCGCAAGAGTCGAACGTAAAACACTGA
- the hflK gene encoding FtsH protease activity modulator HflK has translation MAWNEPGGSGKDNDPWSNPRRSGKPPNIDEAIERLQKKFGGAMGGAGGGKGIAVVAVLLIVVWLLSGIYIIDAGQRGVELQFGKYTDTTRAGPHWHLPYPIGTVVKVNVDELRDKQLKMTSLTNDENIVEVRIGSQFLVTDPVKYLFNVRDPDGTLSDVMQSAIREVIGSKKMDNVLTEGRAEIVSLVRDRMQNLLDGYDTGLKVQSVNLQDIQPPEAVQPAFEDAIRAREDEQRYISEASAYANKVVPRARGAAAQILEQAKGYESKVTNEALGDASRFEQLLKSYKLAPDIARERMYLDAVSGVLSKNKSIVVDSGSGNNVFYLPLGSNDARAPSGKAIDIDSLPLPSLPSQADNGNSRGSLTSDDRGDLRSRNAP, from the coding sequence ATGGCTTGGAATGAACCTGGCGGCAGCGGCAAGGACAATGATCCTTGGTCCAATCCGCGCCGCAGCGGCAAACCGCCCAATATCGACGAAGCAATCGAGCGCCTGCAGAAAAAATTCGGTGGCGCGATGGGGGGTGCCGGCGGCGGCAAGGGTATCGCAGTTGTTGCGGTACTGCTGATCGTCGTCTGGCTGCTTTCCGGGATCTACATCATTGATGCCGGACAGCGCGGTGTAGAGCTTCAGTTCGGTAAATACACCGATACCACACGCGCGGGGCCGCACTGGCATCTGCCGTATCCCATCGGTACGGTGGTCAAGGTCAATGTTGATGAATTGCGCGACAAGCAGCTCAAGATGACCTCGCTGACTAACGATGAGAATATCGTGGAAGTCAGGATTGGTAGCCAGTTTCTGGTCACCGACCCGGTTAAGTACCTGTTCAATGTGCGTGACCCGGACGGTACGCTCTCCGATGTCATGCAAAGCGCGATTCGTGAAGTCATCGGCTCCAAGAAGATGGATAACGTGCTGACCGAGGGCCGTGCCGAAATTGTCAGTCTGGTGCGTGATCGCATGCAGAATCTGCTCGATGGCTATGATACCGGCCTGAAGGTTCAGTCCGTCAACTTGCAGGACATCCAGCCACCGGAAGCCGTTCAGCCCGCCTTCGAAGACGCTATTCGTGCGCGTGAAGATGAACAGCGCTACATCAGTGAAGCCTCGGCCTACGCCAACAAGGTCGTGCCGCGTGCGCGGGGTGCTGCGGCACAGATTCTCGAGCAGGCCAAAGGATACGAATCCAAGGTGACGAATGAAGCGCTGGGCGATGCCTCCCGTTTCGAACAACTGCTCAAGTCCTACAAGCTGGCGCCGGATATTGCGCGCGAACGCATGTATCTGGATGCCGTTTCAGGCGTGCTGTCCAAGAACAAGAGCATCGTGGTTGACTCCGGTTCGGGCAATAACGTGTTCTATTTGCCGTTAGGCTCGAATGATGCGCGTGCGCCGTCAGGCAAGGCTATTGATATCGACAGCCTACCATTGCCAAGCCTGCCCAGCCAGGCGGATAACGGGAACTCAAGAGGGAGCCTCACTAGCGATGACCGAGGTGATCTGCGTTCGAGGAATGCGCCATGA
- the rpsP gene encoding 30S ribosomal protein S16 — translation MVSIRLARTGAKKRPFYHLVVTDSRNARDSGAYIERVGFFNPVARGAEVRLHIDAERVQHWVGQGAQPSDRVAALLRESSKQVAAA, via the coding sequence ATGGTATCGATCCGTTTAGCTCGCACCGGCGCCAAAAAGCGTCCGTTTTACCATTTGGTTGTTACCGACAGCCGTAACGCCCGTGATAGCGGTGCGTACATTGAACGTGTGGGCTTCTTCAACCCCGTCGCGCGCGGTGCTGAAGTTCGTCTGCACATCGATGCTGAGCGTGTTCAGCATTGGGTTGGTCAGGGCGCTCAGCCCAGCGACCGAGTGGCGGCCCTGCTCCGTGAGAGCAGCAAGCAAGTCGCAGCTGCATAA
- a CDS encoding DciA family protein, which translates to MKSNLYDALKPFAARAGQIRMFDLFLLEVLPRNLQGRVRVLNIRDGVLVLGVDHAALATQTRFQAPQWLGRLNQAAQKEGNLPTLTNVEIRVASEDRLLKPPEKKHRELGESARASLRALAEHEPDASLASTLRRLADLGVKPTSDGN; encoded by the coding sequence ATGAAATCAAACCTGTACGATGCCCTCAAACCCTTCGCGGCCCGCGCGGGACAAATTCGCATGTTTGATTTATTTCTGCTGGAGGTACTACCGCGCAACCTTCAGGGGCGAGTGCGTGTACTGAATATCCGCGATGGCGTTTTGGTTCTTGGAGTAGATCACGCGGCGCTCGCCACGCAGACACGATTTCAGGCACCGCAATGGCTGGGGCGGCTCAATCAGGCCGCGCAAAAGGAAGGAAACCTACCCACCCTGACCAATGTGGAAATCCGGGTCGCTTCAGAAGATAGGTTGCTCAAACCACCCGAAAAAAAACACAGGGAACTCGGGGAAAGTGCCCGCGCCTCGCTACGAGCCTTGGCAGAACATGAACCGGACGCTTCGTTGGCAAGCACGTTGCGGCGACTGGCTGATCTTGGAGTCAAACCAACGTCCGACGGAAATTAA